One Primulina eburnea isolate SZY01 chromosome 4, ASM2296580v1, whole genome shotgun sequence genomic window, ttacaaCAAAATTAAGTTGCAATAACTTTATAATATTGTGTTATATGATCTTTTGATTTTCAAgattatgataataaatattaaatcattttaaaatgatatttttggaaaagataaaaatttgtgtgagacggtttcatgagTTATATTTTATAAGACAGAtatattatttgggtcatcaaaaaaaaatattatttttattgtgaatattaatAAAGTTGGTTCGtgtcatagataaagattcgtaaaatCATCCCACAAGAGATTTATTCTTTGAAGTATTTGAATGAGATAGTTAAAGcacaataaattatttattttacaatatatCAAAGAAAATAATCTGACGCGCTTTCACTTGACAATTTTTGTTCTTTCTGGAAACATTTTCGAGTATGGGAGGAAAATGGTGTggttttaattgttaaataaaatataaaacattttgtaacatgggatatttttctaaaaatatacagataatttattttaatctcTACTTGAACCAAATTTCTTTCTCAACTTCTCGCCACATAATACTCTTATTCATACATAACGAGATAAAGATGAAAAAGTATTCTAAAATAATATATGCTTAAAAATTCGGTAAAGAAAAATacgataattaatatatataatttaattaataaacaAAAAGGAAATCACCGAATCCGCTTGACGAACCGAAACAGTGCTCTTGTTCTACCCTTCGCAACTCCCTCCTCCTTGCACGGCAGCGCGGCGCTCGCCTGAGCAAAAAATGAACTTTATCATCTCTGCTGTACCTTAACTCTTCAAGCTCGCTGTCCCCCAGAATTTCACTACCCCTCCGGCCATCCAATTATCAGTCGCCGCCATCAGCATGCCTTAACACGGACGTGCGAACACCTGATTTCCATCCAAATCCATTGACCCAAGCGAGCAAGAGTGCAGAAATAATTGCCGACGAGAAGAAATTTATCCTGGGGACCAATGCTAGGGCGCCGCTGGTGTTGTCAAGTGGCAAAGTGTGTAAGTTTAACCGGAGATTTAAATGcctaattataaattttaaaatctaaacTTGAATAATACATTTCGAATTCATAATCTAGTTCTGGTTGCCAAATAACACGATCGGTTTGGacaacaaattatatatatatatatatatatatatatatatatatatatatatatatatatatatatatatatatatatgtgtgtgtgtgtgtcatcaGTTCAACCGCAGCAAGAAGATGCGTGCGGCTACACACGGTTGATTTAACGAAGTATCATATAGAAAGGGAAATAATCTAACACAAacatttcaatttcaatccaaAAAATGTATGTATAATATACTTGAATCTTACATGATAGAGTTCACATTTTATCTAAACTAGAAACGTTTCCAAAAAGGAAACTAGGCGTTGAAGAAAAGAATATGACTGCACCTAACAGCTAAGGATCCGTTTAATTCCTTGATAACTAAACAAAAAGAATAGATCCTAACTACAGGCAGTACTTTTTCACGTTGTGACATTTAATTGGCTCTATCAGATGGTCACAGCAGTTTCATTCCAAATCAAGGTTTAGCCCTTGTTTGCTATTGGGATTCTTTGATTATATTTGTTATTTCGTTTATTGATTCCGGCTATCCTCACAAGCAACTTCTAGGTTGTGTTCTTCCTCAAACGGCATGTTCAGGTCAGGAACCAGAAATTTAGGATTAAATGCAGCCATTTCCTTCTGTTTTAGAGTGGAACATTGAAGAATAGCATCACTGTCTAAGAATGGTGCTACCATAGCAGGGACGGAATCAAAAGCTGTTTTCTTTTGCTGAAGTTGAACTGAAATAATTCCCTTAGCTACGGATGTTGTTCCTCTATCATTAGGGAGTTGCAGTTCAGTCTGTAAAAAAGATCGATCAAGAGACATTAGTGAAGGGCAAAGGACCAAAAATTTTTATGCTAACCAGCCCTCATAACTTTCCAGTGATAAAATCTTTTGCAAGATATGATTACCCTACAGCATAACCTTAATGTACAACTAGAAATGGCAGTAAAACATCTGAACTAATTAAAAAAAGAGAGCAAGTGAATGAATAGAATTATCAAAATTGAGGCGACCATACCAAAATTGGGAGTTCTAAAGTGACATACAACAagcataataatatttaaataccAAAATATGGAAATGACAGAGAAACACAAGGAAATAAGCCTTTCAGAAGAGCTACTTATGTCAACTTACACTTCGAATCTTCCACAGATCATAAAAACTGTGTAAAAGGCTATCTTGAACCAAATTGGAATCCAAAATGCCAGAGATTTACATGATTTAGTAACTTCCTAACTTTGCAGggagattttttaaaatatgccTCGCATtagatatatatttatgtatatcGAAGTACTTTATCCAAGTATCTTCACGAGAAGACCACTGCCAAAACCTATGCATATTTCTGAAAAGTacctttttttaaaatgtacaaAGTGGAGCGTTGATAAGAAAAAACCAAATGGAATACGCATAATAATTGGACAAACAAATGAGTTCAGGCAATTGCACCTTCGCCCTCTTCAAGCTTTCATTTGTAGCCCTTTGTTTCTCCAATTTTAGGCGCAAGGATACTATATCCTGAAAAGAAACAGGGTTGTGCTTCAATATTTTTAGTTTCGAAtgtgaataaaatttttattaggGCATAAAAGCAACAAAAATAGGTTTTGTACTCTTTTCAGCTCTCTTCTTTCTTTAACAAGTAAGTTTTCCTCTTCTTTGAGTTCAACCAATGTCTGCGCATGAACACCATATACAGTCAATTGTTAGTCAACTCCTGCAGGTTTCTTTTCTTATTCACCACTTTCTCAAATATTGAAGAGTATCACTTTCGCATGGATAATCTATGTATATTTCAGCTTTCAGTCGACATGTAAACTGCCCTTAGACAAAGAAATCCTGGTTGCTAAAAGCCGAATCAAGATCCTGACTAATTACACAAGTTAGGCGAGACGTGGTTTTCAGCTCCAGAACTACCAGCACCAACTCAGTTATTTTTGTCAAATTAGAATAATTTACCTTTGTATGTAGCATCATACAGGTATTTCTAGAGTATACGACATCCAAAAAACATAATGGTTGGTAGTCAATGATTTAAAAACTCTGAAACAATAGCTAATGTTTCTTAAGTCTTAGTAACTGTATCAATTATTTAATGTCTCTGCCACCAAAGCATTTTTTGACATAAAATCTAAGCAAACTCAATGAACCAAATAGATTCACCTTCTTCTTTCGTGACAGCTTGGAGGAGGATTTCTCACCGTCGCAATTAGCCTGTAACATAAAACACGATCAGTGCATATTCAGAAGTTTAAATGAAAGAACAATTTAGTTCCTGTGTATGCACCATGGATGGAAATATAACAAATAACATTCTAGACTTGACTGTTTCTTTAGGTTTTGACAATTTTCTTATCATAAAAGTTTAAACTGAGGAAGTCGAGAGATGGTTGTTCGTTCATGCCCGAGAATTTTTTTGTCTTTATGGCAACTAAAGAAAACAATTAACAGTACTCAATGATAACATAATTCATGAATAAACAGCCTATACAACTCATGTTCCCAAGATATGTACCAAGAATATTTAGAAAAAGATGTCTTAAGCAGATAATAGGTAGATTTTGAAAGATGAATTGAATTGCCCTCATTTCTTGATACGAGGAAACTGAACTAGCCCCAAATAAAGTAAAGGGATAAAACAAAGACGTGGAAATGCAAATTAATCAACTAACCCAAAGTTAGTTGAAGACGTTGATTTGGCAATTTCATTATCCACACCGTGCACTTTTCCACAcgttttgaattaaatcatcTTATACTCATTCTATTATCCGAAAACCTTCATATACGGCCTAATCCTTATTCGAACAAAAATCTAGTGTCCTGGACCTCACAAAAAAGAAACATATCAAAGAGGTGAAAATATAAATAACCCACCATAATCAACCCCTCtcaaataatttaaaaagtaATATCTTAACCTGTGACCGCGTCGGAAAATCCAAGAAAAAAAAGACGCAATCTATATATCTAAAGTATTTACATTCCATATTGGGAAGTCGTAGAAAGTTAAGAAACACGTGTATCTCCTAAAACGAAACAAAAATTCTAAATTGTATACATTATTAAAAGCGTGATTTTCATTTCACCCGATAAAATTATCGAATCATCCTTGTTGACCATATGCTAACAAGAAGTCCTGTTTTCCCCTTTTCCGAGCCTGTTACCGGTTCCTGTTGGAAtaaatctttattttatttcacgTACAGTAGTGCGGTTCCTTGGTTAGTTCGCTTGTGCACAAGTGGCAGCATACGATGGTTCGATGATAAACACAAGCAGAAACAGAACTAGATATATATACTTATTtgccaaaagaaaaaaaaaaaagaaacacaCTTTGGTAAAGGGTTCATGCTTCAGACACATTGGATTTCTCCCCTAATTTAATATTAACGAGACTTGAATTTCTTTAAAGATAAAGTGTTCAACCACTAACAACGCTCCACCAAACAAAACGCAGACCTATGTCGCCATCACCGCTTAAACAGGGCACCATAATATCCCCACACTGCaagcaaaataataatactattaaaaaaaaaacccaccTTCTTTGTTCTGTTTTCTTGGCCAGTAAGTTGAGAAATTAGAAATTTAATGAGAGTTTATGACACTTGGTGAACAAAGTTTGACTTAGAAGgctttcataaatatttgcctAATCTACAGCAAAGGGAACAGCTCCAAAATTCACTCGCCCCaaccaaataaataaaaatataaataataccgAATCCACAAATTCTTAAATCCACTGTTTGTTGGGTATCGAATCAGAGCGAAGCTAGAAACTTTTCGAAACTGAAATGACGAGAATCCCCTGCCCCAGGGTGAACTGTAAAATAAGGCCGCATGACTACAACTACAAGGGCGCATATTAATGGAAAGATGGGCGGGATGCTGACTGCTCTGCTCAggtcaaaaattaaaaaattgaaatgaTCCCATTTCTGAGTACCACCATATATGCCGGGATTTTCAGGGGGACACCCGTTGCAGACGAGGGTATTATTGTCATTTCACGAAAGTGACAAAGCAGGTGGAACCGTGAAAAACAGAAGACAGGTTTGGAATGACGCTGAATCTGGCTTCCTGAGTTAGCTTGGCAGTAAATATAAACTACGCTCAGGGGTATTTCCGTCAATTCGCAGTAGATCATGGAATGACAACTGACACGAGAGCTGTATTAAGGAAAGACTCGGA contains:
- the LOC140829253 gene encoding uncharacterized protein, with translation MNSGDDEWVKAAMNDDTMVVELLVRLNHASLTPSSNLKPAAFPIEWTVRQRRSKPVSVTNTSKKQAPRDSPTTPLSWSGVTSYSGGCGGGGYGATSLEESSRPSKPSTSARSKANCDGEKSSSKLSRKKKTLVELKEEENLLVKERRELKRDIVSLRLKLEKQRATNESLKRAKTELQLPNDRGTTSVAKGIISVQLQQKKTAFDSVPAMVAPFLDSDAILQCSTLKQKEMAAFNPKFLVPDLNMPFEEEHNLEVACEDSRNQ